A single genomic interval of Fretibacterium sp. OH1220_COT-178 harbors:
- the phoU gene encoding phosphate signaling complex protein PhoU, whose amino-acid sequence MAQDKARITREVLEMGRMTHEMLARSLYVFESNDDKDARSVIEQDNEVDRQEMEIDWECLSTMAIRQPIHDDLRFLFAVIKLTTDLERVADESTNLARHLLLHRSIIRESDDLEEIRSMKDSLLEQLKDVLKAFEKQDLSLARQVFARDRSIDERYNKLYESFLDNISVKDNDRIRRQAYILALARHLERAGDHIANVAEYICFMITGERIASESDPNKDLNSSE is encoded by the coding sequence ATGGCTCAGGACAAGGCGCGCATAACCCGAGAGGTTCTCGAGATGGGGCGGATGACGCATGAAATGCTGGCGCGAAGCCTGTACGTCTTCGAAAGCAACGACGACAAGGACGCCCGTTCCGTCATCGAACAGGACAACGAGGTCGATCGCCAGGAGATGGAGATCGACTGGGAATGCCTCTCGACCATGGCCATACGCCAGCCGATCCATGACGACCTGCGCTTCCTGTTCGCCGTCATCAAACTGACGACGGACCTCGAGCGCGTCGCCGACGAGAGCACGAACCTCGCTCGCCACCTGCTGCTCCACCGCTCCATCATCCGGGAATCGGACGACCTCGAGGAGATCCGCTCCATGAAGGACTCGCTTCTCGAACAACTGAAGGATGTCCTGAAGGCTTTCGAAAAACAGGACCTCTCCCTCGCACGACAGGTCTTTGCCAGAGACAGGTCCATCGATGAGCGCTACAACAAACTCTACGAATCCTTTCTGGATAACATCTCAGTCAAGGACAACGACAGGATCCGCCGTCAAGCCTATATCCTGGCTCTGGCCCGACACCTCGAACGAGCGGGCGACCACATCGCCAACGTCGCTGAGTACATTTGCTTTATGATCACGGGAGAACGCATCGCCTCGGAATCGGACCCCAACAAGGACCTGAATTCCTCGGAGTGA